The genomic region CTGTGGCCGGGGAGGATCTCGGCGCTGTCCTGACCGATATGCTGGACACCGATCGAGGACTTGATCCGGTAGGTGAAGCGCTCGGTGCGCTGCGACCAACTGACCGGCACGCCCAGGGCGAAGAAGGTCTGCGGACTGAAGTAGCCGCCATGGCCATAGGTGTAGAAATCCTGATTCTCGGAGTAGTGCAAGGCGGAGCCGCTCAGACCCACGGTGAGGATACTGCCCGGCGTGTTGCGCAGGTACCAGTAGACACCACTGCCCAGTTCGAAGCGGTTGTTGTCGTCGACATTGTGGCCCTCCAGCAGATGCGCCGAGCTGTAGCCGTAGGCACCGAACTTCTGGTTGTCGTAGCCCAACTCGCCCCGCACGCCATTGGCGGTAACACCGCCCCACTTCTCGCCGGTACGCGGATCACGGGAGCCAGCGAACGAGGTCACGCTATCGGTGACCATACGGCGCGAAGCACTGACGCCATAGCTGAAGTTCGGGTTGGCGGAGAATGGCCGGTTGAGGCTGACACCACCGATCGGCGTGCTGTAGGTAAAGCCGATCGGACTCATGCCGACATCAGCCTTGAGCCCGTTGTCCTTGTCACGATAGGCCACGGCCAAACCGACCCCGCTGTCCTTCTGGCTACCGACGAGAGCGGTGCCACTGGTGCCGAAGCGTGACGAACCATTGGCACCGGGGCTGCCCGAGTACAGGAAGACCGGAGTGACCTGCAAGGCGATGCTCGCCAGGTTCGAGCCGACAGGGAAACTGGCTTCGAACGGTGTCTCGATGTCCGTCAGCTTGCCCAGGCCCTTCTCGCTGTTGTTGTTGCGCACAGTGAGCCCCTGAACCACATAACCCGTGCGGTCCTGGAGAATATCGTTGAGCGCCGCCTGCGCCGGGCTCAAGCCCGCTCCGGGTGCGGTGTCGCGTGCATAGGCCTCCTCGCCAAACGGATTGGCGCTGCGGCTGGCGACCGGGGCGGGCGCAGTGGCCTGAGCCTTCTGCGCGACCGGAGCCGGAATCAGTTCCATGTCACCCGCGCTCAGGCCAGTGGATGAAGCGTCGACCGGCGGCGGAATCAACGACGCCTGGGCCAGTGCCGTACCCTGGCGACGCTGTCCGGCCAACCCGACGAAGGGGTTGGACGACACGGCGCTGCCACTCGCAACGTTGGCAACATAGGTGTCGACCCGCTGGCCGTTCTCGATCTCGATGGCCTTGCGCAGCAAACGGGCGGCTTCGCCAGTCTTGCCCATTTCGCGATAGATTCGCGCCGAAGCGGTCAACGTCAGCGGCACGCCAGGCTCGAGTTCCAGGGCCTTTTCCACGGAATGCTCGGCCAACGAGTAGTCGCGGCCCTGCATGGCGATATCAGCCAGGCCCAGTTGCAGCTTGGCATTGCCGGGGTCGGCCTTGATCAGCGGTTCATAAAGGTTGCGCGCCTTGTCGACGTTGCCACTGGCAGCGTACATGCGTGCCAGCGAGGAAATCGCCAGGCTGTCATTCGGACGCTGCTGCAGCGCTGGCGACAACATGTCGTAGGCGGCGACCAGGTCATTCTTCTCACGCAGCTCATCGGCCTGCTTGACCCGGTAGAGAAACACCAGGTCCTCATACCGTTTGCTGGCGGTCTCGCCCATCGGCTTGCCCTGCAACTGACGCAGGATCTCGCTGGCCTCGGCATCCCGGTCGGCCTTGAGCAACACGCCCGCGTACAACAATTGCAGATCCGGGGTCGATTCGGACTTGTCCAGCAGGTCACGCATGAGGCTGACGGCCTGGTCCGGGTTACCGGCTTCGGCATAGGCGCTGGCCAGCACCGCCACGCGCTCGGGCTTGCCACGGGTCAGCGGTTCGCAGCGCGACAGCAGGCCCCAGGCGTCCTGGCGCTGACCGCGACGGGCAACGTCCACCGCCAGTTCGGTCTGCACGTGCAGGCGGATGTCCAGCTCCATCTCGTTCATGTCGGTACTGCGCTTGGCCGCCGGAATCCGCGACAGCGTGCGCAGGGCCTTGGTCCACTCGCCCAGTTCGGCCGAGAGCAAGGTGCTGGTGTAGAGCGCATCGGGCTGGTCGGGTTGCTGCTTGAGCAACTCGTCGATCAGATCACGAGCGACCTGGGCCTGACCTTGGCGCAGGTAGACCCGGGCCAGGGCGAAACGGATCCAGGGATTTTTCGGATCGTCGGCCAGAGCTTCCTTGTAGGCTTTCTGCGCACCGGTCAGATCACCACGACGCTCGGCGAGCTTGGCCACCTGAGTCGCGCGCAATGCCCGAATATGCACGCTCGGCGCCAGGCGAGCCTGTTCCGCCGATGACAGCCGATCGATCAGTTGCAAGGCTTCGTCGGACTTGCCAGCCCGCGACAGCACGCCGATCAGTCCACTCAAGGCATCCGGGTAGTTGGCATTTCTCGCCAGCACCTGGCGATAACCGGCTTCGGCGGTATCCAACTGTCCGGCCTGGGCGTACCAACCCGCCAGTGCGGTCGGGCCAGCGGGCTCCACCGGGTTCTTGGCGATGGCTTGCTCGATCAGTTCCCGCGCCTGGGCCTGGCGGCCGCTGCGCTGGGCGTCATTGGCACGGTCGAGAAGAATCCAGTAACGCACGTCTTCAAGGGCGCTTTTCCATTGCGCACCGGCACCGGTGCGGGTCGCCTGCACCAGATAGTTTTCCGCTTCACCGAGGCGTTTCTGCTGTTGGCGCAGGATGCCCATGCCACCCAGGGCATCGTAGTCGTCGGGCTTGTCCTTGAGGCGTGCCTGCAATTCCTGCTCGGCGGTCGCCAGGTCGCCCGCATCGAGCGCCTTGAGGCCGCGGGCGACATGCGGATCGCGCTGCCAACCGGAACCTGTGCGGCCCTGGGCGATGCCCTTGTTCATCAATGCGCGGATCTCGCTGTCATCCGGGTGCGCCTGCAGGTACTGCTCGAACAGCGAGACCTGGTCCCGCGACGGCGGCCCGAGCCAGACCAGGGCGAAGCGCCAGGTCTCGTCGGCGTTGCCGCCGATGTCCGGGTTATGCGAGAGCCGCGCCAGGGCACGGATACCTTCCGGGCGACTCTCGGGGTTACGTGCCAGGTGCAGTGCCAACCACAGGTCGAGGATCGCATCGTCCGGACGTTCGCGGTGCAGGCGCTCCAGACCGACACGGGCCTCCGGCCAGCCGCCGGTGGAGAAACCCAGGGTGTTGTAATACTCGCGGGCGATCAGGCCCTGCGGCTGGTGGCCATCGAACAGTTGTCGATAGACCGCAACGGCCTGGTCGCGCTCGCCGGCATCGCTCAACTCGCGGGCTTTTTCCAGCAGTTGTTTCTTTTCCGGCGGGCTCAGGGCGATGTCCTGCTCAAGCTGCAGTGCCTGACGCGGCAGCGGCTGGATCGCCTGCAAGCGAGCCAGGTAATTCTGCGCGTTGGCGATGCGCTGGCGCTGTACCTCGATCAGGCCCAGGCCGTACAGCGCATCCGGTTGATTGGCGTCCAGGCTCAGCAGACGACTCCAGGCCTCGGCCGCGCGATCGGGTTTTTCCTTGGCCTGCCAGTAATAACCCTGCTGGATCAGCAACGATTGCGGGCTGCCGGTTTCGGCGGCGAAGCCGACACTGGAAGCCAGGGCGGCACAGACCGCCAGGGCTAGGGTTTGCTGGCGCATGCGGCCTCCCAGGATACGTTCACAGTGCCGTCCTTGTTGAACTGATAGCGGTGTTCACTCCAGCCCAGGGAAAACAGGCTCAGCATCACGTGATAATACTGATGCTGTTGATAGGCCGGGTCGGCCGGATCGGTGAAGTGCGCAATCGCCTGGTCAACCAGGCGTTGCTGTTGGTCCGCCAGCAATGGCAGCCCCTTGGCCCGCAGGTACGGCACCAGCGATGCCGAGAAACCGTAGGGCCCGATACCCTCGGTGGCGCCGGTCAGTACCTGGACCTTCTCCGGCGGCACGCCAGTGGACGCGGTGGACTGTGCCATGCCATCGAGATGGTCGAGCATCGGCTTGGCCAGCGGATCGGCCGGCGACGTCAGGCCGGCCCAGAGGTAGGTACGGATCGCATCGTAGCTGCCCAGCGCATTGGTGAACTTGTCGACCACGAACATGCCCTTGTTGAGGTCCGTCCCGCGATACCCCACCCAGTCCGGGACAAAGCCGAAACGGTTCATGTTCTTGTCGGCGATCATCTTCGCGGTGCTTTCGGCCACTGCGTTCCAGGGGCCGGCGGGAAGCTCCTTGTTGAAGCGCCGCAACAGCGGGATCGGTGTGTAGCTGGCGTTGAAACGCCACAGCTGATCCGGGTGTTCATAACCCACAGGTCCTGGCAGGAGCATCTTGCCGAGCCCGGGGATGTCGCGGATCAGGGTCTTTTGCACGTTGTCCAGAATCCGCTGCGCATCGGCCCGGTAAGCCGGTTTTTTCCACAGGCGATCGGCTTCGAGCAAGGCGTAGGCGAACCACAGATCGGAATCGCTGGCAGAGTTCTTGTCGATGATCCCCCAGGTACCGGCCGGTGTCGGCCCCCACAACCAGCCGGGCAGGTTCTGCGCGATATCGGCACCGGCCATATTGTCCCGGGTCCAACGCCACAGGGCATCGAAGGTCACCGGGTCGTTGGCGACCAGTGCGAAGAACATACCGTAGGACTGGCCCTCGGAACTGCTCTGGTTGGGGTCCATGCTCGAACCCAGCATGCGTCCGTCCTTCTGCACGAAGCGCTCGGCATAGTTCTTCCACAGGGGCCAGTTCTGCACGCTGCAGCCCTCGGCGGCTTGCGCCGCCATCGGCAGCAGCAATGCCAGGGGCAGCAGGCCACGCCCGAGCAAGCGCCCCAGGCCTTTTACACCGCTCAAATTGCGCACACTCATGACAGACGCTTCCGAGCCCGCGAGCGCAGGAACAGGAACAGCAGCAGGCTCACCAGCGCCAGTCCGCAGACCGTCACCAGCAGCATCCATATCAGGTTCTGCGAGAGCATCCACTGCACGCGCTTGAACAGGCTCAGGTCGCCGACGTAATACTGTTCATCCGCCACCAGCGAAGTGATGCGCTTGTCCTGCACCACGGCCAGGCTGCCCTGGATGGTGTCCTTGTACTGATCGCCACCGATCAGCGCGGCCGTGGCATCGGCCAGGCCTTCGGGCTTGCCGCTGGCAATCACCACCACACTGCGCTCGGCCTTGAGTGGCGACTCGAAGCCGGCCAGATAAGTGCTGCTGTTGGCACCGCTGTAGGTCACTTGCAGGCGCGGCTTGCGCTGGTTGGCCTGTGGATCGGGGCTGATCCAGTCACGCACGCGCAAGGTCAGGTCGGACAGATTGAAACGGTGGCCCGTCCCTTCGACAGCCGCCGGCAGGCGGTTGGCCCACTGTTGCAGCAATGGCTGGTTGTCGCCCGAAGCGAACACCAGCAGATCCTTGTCGCTGACCGCCTGCACGTCCTTGGGCTGCACCACGGTCACGCCCGTCGCCGGGTAGCCGGTGGACTCGCCGAACCGACCCAGCACGGTCAGGTACGCGCCCCATTCCTGCGGGCCACTGCCATCAGGCAAGACCACGGCGCTCTGCGAGAGGTCGGCCAGGCGGGTGAACGGGAAGCCGCTGTCGTTGAAGATCCCCAGGTTGGGCAAGGCG from Pseudomonas asplenii harbors:
- the bcsZ gene encoding cellulose synthase complex periplasmic endoglucanase BcsZ; its protein translation is MSVRNLSGVKGLGRLLGRGLLPLALLLPMAAQAAEGCSVQNWPLWKNYAERFVQKDGRMLGSSMDPNQSSSEGQSYGMFFALVANDPVTFDALWRWTRDNMAGADIAQNLPGWLWGPTPAGTWGIIDKNSASDSDLWFAYALLEADRLWKKPAYRADAQRILDNVQKTLIRDIPGLGKMLLPGPVGYEHPDQLWRFNASYTPIPLLRRFNKELPAGPWNAVAESTAKMIADKNMNRFGFVPDWVGYRGTDLNKGMFVVDKFTNALGSYDAIRTYLWAGLTSPADPLAKPMLDHLDGMAQSTASTGVPPEKVQVLTGATEGIGPYGFSASLVPYLRAKGLPLLADQQQRLVDQAIAHFTDPADPAYQQHQYYHVMLSLFSLGWSEHRYQFNKDGTVNVSWEAACASKP
- a CDS encoding cellulose biosynthesis protein BcsC, yielding MRQQTLALAVCAALASSVGFAAETGSPQSLLIQQGYYWQAKEKPDRAAEAWSRLLSLDANQPDALYGLGLIEVQRQRIANAQNYLARLQAIQPLPRQALQLEQDIALSPPEKKQLLEKARELSDAGERDQAVAVYRQLFDGHQPQGLIAREYYNTLGFSTGGWPEARVGLERLHRERPDDAILDLWLALHLARNPESRPEGIRALARLSHNPDIGGNADETWRFALVWLGPPSRDQVSLFEQYLQAHPDDSEIRALMNKGIAQGRTGSGWQRDPHVARGLKALDAGDLATAEQELQARLKDKPDDYDALGGMGILRQQQKRLGEAENYLVQATRTGAGAQWKSALEDVRYWILLDRANDAQRSGRQAQARELIEQAIAKNPVEPAGPTALAGWYAQAGQLDTAEAGYRQVLARNANYPDALSGLIGVLSRAGKSDEALQLIDRLSSAEQARLAPSVHIRALRATQVAKLAERRGDLTGAQKAYKEALADDPKNPWIRFALARVYLRQGQAQVARDLIDELLKQQPDQPDALYTSTLLSAELGEWTKALRTLSRIPAAKRSTDMNEMELDIRLHVQTELAVDVARRGQRQDAWGLLSRCEPLTRGKPERVAVLASAYAEAGNPDQAVSLMRDLLDKSESTPDLQLLYAGVLLKADRDAEASEILRQLQGKPMGETASKRYEDLVFLYRVKQADELREKNDLVAAYDMLSPALQQRPNDSLAISSLARMYAASGNVDKARNLYEPLIKADPGNAKLQLGLADIAMQGRDYSLAEHSVEKALELEPGVPLTLTASARIYREMGKTGEAARLLRKAIEIENGQRVDTYVANVASGSAVSSNPFVGLAGQRRQGTALAQASLIPPPVDASSTGLSAGDMELIPAPVAQKAQATAPAPVASRSANPFGEEAYARDTAPGAGLSPAQAALNDILQDRTGYVVQGLTVRNNNSEKGLGKLTDIETPFEASFPVGSNLASIALQVTPVFLYSGSPGANGSSRFGTSGTALVGSQKDSGVGLAVAYRDKDNGLKADVGMSPIGFTYSTPIGGVSLNRPFSANPNFSYGVSASRRMVTDSVTSFAGSRDPRTGEKWGGVTANGVRGELGYDNQKFGAYGYSSAHLLEGHNVDDNNRFELGSGVYWYLRNTPGSILTVGLSGSALHYSENQDFYTYGHGGYFSPQTFFALGVPVSWSQRTERFTYRIKSSIGVQHIGQDSAEILPGHSEYQANATAAGLSRYDGDNKTGIGYSLSAAGEYKFGSNFFLGGTLGVDNASDYRQVAGGLYLRYTFEDMTGPMDLPVSPFGSPYSN